The Canis lupus baileyi chromosome 29, mCanLup2.hap1, whole genome shotgun sequence genome includes a region encoding these proteins:
- the CALHM2 gene encoding calcium homeostasis modulator protein 2, with product MAALIAENFRFLSLFFKSKDVMIFNGLVALGTVGSQELFSVVAFHCPCSPARNYLYGLTAIGVPALALFLIGVILNNHTWNLVAECQYRRAKNCSAAPNFLLLSSILGRAAVAPVTWSVISLLRGEAYVCALSEFVDPSSLTAGEKGFPPAHATEILARFPCGEGPANLSGFREEVTRRLKYESQLFGWLLIGVVAILVFLTKCLKHYCSPLSYRQEAYWAQYRTNEDQLFQRTAEVHSRVLAANNVRRFFGFVALNKDDEELVARFPVEGTQPRPQWNAITGVYLYRENQGLPLYSRLHKWAQGLAGNGTAPETMEMAPLTS from the exons ATGGCAGCCCTGATTGCAGAGAACTTCCGCTTCCTGTCGCTCTTCTTCAAGAGCAAGGATGTGATGATTTTCAATGGGCTGGTGGCACTGGGCACGGTGGGCAGCCAGGAGCTCTTCTCTGTGGTGGCTTTCCATTGCCCTTGCTCACCTGCCCGCAACTACCTGTACGGGCTGACGGCCATCGGCGTGCCTGCCCTGGCCCTCTTCCTCATTGGGGTCATCCTCAACAACCACACATGGAACCTGGTCGCTGAGTGCCAGTACCGGAGGGCCAAGAACTGCTCAGCTGCCCCCAACTTCCTCCTCCTAAGCTCCATCCTGGGCCGTGCAGCGGTGGCCCCTGTCACCTGGTCCGTCATTTCCCTGCTGCGAGGGGAGGCCTATGTCTGCGCTCTCAGCGAGTTTGTGGATCCCTCCTCACTCACAGCTGGGGAGAAGGGCTTCCCACCAGCCCATGCCACGGAAATCTTGGCCAGGTTCCCCTGCGGGGAGGGCCCCGCCAACCTGTCAGGCTTCCGGGAAGAGGTCACCCGCAGGCTCAAGTATGAGTCCCAG CTCTTCGGGTGGCTACTCATCGGCGTGGTGGCCATCCTGGTGTTCCTGACCAAGTGCCTCAAGCATTACTGCTCACCACTCAGCTACCGCCAGGAGGCCTACTGGGCACAGTACCGCACCAATGAGGACCAGCTCTTCCAGCGCACCGCCGAGGTACACTCACGGGTGCTGGCTGCCAACAATGTACGCCGCTTCTTTGGCTTCGTGGCACTCAACAAGGATGACGAGGAGCTTGTTGCCAGGTTCCCAGTGGAAGGCACACAGCCTCGGCCACAGTGGAACGCCATCACTGGCGTCTACTTGTACCGTGAGAACCAGGGCCTCCCACTGTACAGCCGCCTGCACAAGTGGGCCCAAGGTCTGGCAGGCAATGGGACAGCACCAGAAACCATGGAGATGGCCCCCCTCACCTCCTGA